The region ATATTGAATGGCGTGCTTAACTTGATGGGTGCATTCAACTCTCTCATTCTGACAGGACTGGCAAGTCGTTATGGCTTCCCAGCAGCATTTGGGAGCGCGCTCGTATTTATGATCGTCTTTATGTTGAGCTTGCTCCTCATCCTGAATCGCGAGGGGTTTGGCACACTCGAAAAAAAGCGTAAGGCTTTCGCAAGTTGACTACCGGTCGATAGACATTTCGGACATTGACAGAGGCAATGTGAATGTCCCAGGCCGAAACTGGGACGATGGGCGCGCCGATGAGATGTCTGCGATCAGGTTTTATGTTAAGTGTCGTTGCGAATTTTTCACTGGTCAAGTTGCTGGCGTAAATGTATCTCGTGCGATGTTACCTACGGTGTTAGTTGCTATTCCATCGAATGTTCCGCCAATAACGCCACCAATCAAAGGAACAGCCTTGCCAAGATTTATAAATCCTTTTTCACCAAATTTGGTAAATAGCTTCATTCCCACCTTCTTATTTATTTCTTGTATTGTTTTACCAGATATAGATTTTACGGCATTCAATGCAACTTTATTTCCAACTGCGACCCCGATGTCTTTCAGAACATCCTTAGCACTATTGGCAACCAAACATGAATAAACAAGTGCTTTGACCTTATCATCCCTAACGTTGTAGCCTCCGATATGAGCAATCGCCGCAATCATACGGATTTGAACATATAAAACACTAGCGATATTTGCCGGAATGGCAACAGGCAAGGTTAGAATGCCACCTAATCCAGTAATGA is a window of Robbsia betulipollinis DNA encoding:
- a CDS encoding EcsC family protein; translated protein: MAILNQEKIMQAIDWAYEKSVNGVPGLDSAVEMAESYMKEGISSYDQSNSLIRWQNTKAITSGFITGLGGILTLPVAIPANIASVLYVQIRMIAAIAHIGGYNVRDDKVKALVYSCLVANSAKDVLKDIGVAVGNKVALNAVKSISGKTIQEINKKVGMKLFTKFGEKGFINLGKAVPLIGGVIGGTFDGIATNTVGNIARDTFTPAT